The following coding sequences lie in one Streptococcus suis genomic window:
- the pyk gene encoding pyruvate kinase → MNKRVKIVATLGPAVEIRGGKKFGDDGYWGENLDVEASAQKIAQLITEGANVFRFNFSHGDHQEQGERMATVRRAEEIAGKKVGFLLDTKGPEIRTELFADDAKEFSYTTGEKIRVATKQGIKSTREVIALNVAGGLDVFDDVEVGKQVLVDDGKLGLKVIEKDAEKREFIVEVENDGVIAKQKGVNIPYTKIPFPALADRDNADIRFGLEQGLNFIAISFVRSAKDVEEVRNILKETGNEHVQLFSKIENQQGIDNIDEIIEASDGIMIARGDMGIEVPFEMVPVYQKMIITKVNAAGKAVITATNMLETMTEKPRATRSEVSDVFNAVIDGTDATMLSGESANGKYPVESVRTMATIAKNAQTLLNEYGRLNSDHFNRASKTEVIASAVKDACHSMNIKLVVTVTETGYSARSISKYRPDADILAVTFTEKVQKSLMLNWGVIPVVTNRPDSTDDMFDLAERIAKEQGLVEAGDDIVIVAGVPVGVAGSTNTMRVRTVK, encoded by the coding sequence ATGAATAAACGTGTAAAAATCGTTGCAACCCTCGGACCTGCGGTAGAAATCCGTGGTGGAAAAAAATTCGGTGATGATGGTTATTGGGGTGAAAACCTTGATGTTGAAGCATCAGCACAGAAAATTGCTCAATTGATCACTGAAGGTGCAAACGTATTCCGTTTCAACTTCTCACATGGTGACCACCAAGAGCAAGGTGAGCGTATGGCAACTGTACGTCGTGCGGAAGAAATTGCTGGTAAAAAAGTTGGTTTCTTGTTGGATACAAAAGGTCCAGAAATCCGTACTGAGTTGTTTGCTGACGATGCTAAAGAGTTTTCATACACAACTGGTGAAAAAATCCGCGTAGCAACTAAACAAGGCATTAAGTCAACTCGCGAAGTGATTGCATTGAACGTTGCAGGTGGTTTGGATGTATTTGATGATGTTGAAGTTGGTAAACAAGTTCTTGTTGACGATGGTAAACTAGGTCTTAAAGTCATCGAAAAAGATGCTGAAAAACGTGAATTTATTGTTGAAGTTGAAAACGACGGTGTTATCGCTAAACAAAAAGGTGTAAACATTCCTTATACTAAAATTCCTTTCCCAGCTCTTGCTGACCGCGACAACGCTGATATCCGTTTCGGTTTGGAACAAGGTTTGAACTTCATCGCAATTTCATTCGTTCGTTCAGCAAAAGATGTTGAAGAAGTTCGTAACATTCTTAAAGAAACTGGTAATGAGCACGTTCAATTGTTCTCAAAAATCGAAAACCAACAAGGTATCGACAATATTGATGAAATCATTGAAGCTTCAGATGGTATCATGATTGCTCGTGGTGACATGGGTATCGAAGTACCATTTGAAATGGTTCCAGTTTACCAAAAAATGATTATCACTAAAGTGAATGCAGCTGGTAAAGCAGTTATCACAGCAACAAACATGTTGGAAACAATGACTGAAAAACCACGTGCAACTCGTTCTGAAGTATCTGACGTATTCAACGCAGTTATCGACGGTACTGACGCAACAATGCTTTCAGGTGAGTCTGCAAACGGTAAATATCCAGTTGAATCAGTTCGTACAATGGCAACTATTGCTAAAAACGCACAAACTCTTCTTAACGAATACGGTCGTTTGAACTCTGATCACTTTAACCGTGCATCTAAAACAGAAGTTATTGCATCAGCAGTAAAAGATGCTTGTCACTCAATGAACATCAAGTTGGTTGTAACAGTTACTGAAACTGGTTACTCAGCTCGTTCAATCTCTAAATACCGTCCAGATGCTGACATCTTGGCAGTAACATTTACTGAGAAAGTACAAAAATCATTGATGCTTAACTGGGGTGTTATCCCGGTTGTAACAAACCGTCCAGATTCAACTGACGATATGTTTGATTTGGCTGAACGCATTGCCAAAGAACAAGGTCTTGTTGAAGCAGGAGATGATATTGTTATCGTTGCTGGTGTGCCTGTAGGTGTTGCAGGTTCAACAAACACTATGCGTGTTCGTACAGTAAAATAA
- a CDS encoding FAD-binding oxidoreductase, which produces MKKQVIIIGGGIVGSTAAFYLSQEEQVHLTLIDSGIGTATRAAAGIICPWMAQKKNKDWYKLTSDGAVFYRRLVADLEKLGATEIPFKQTGTIGLKSKPELLDKIQKIAEERRVDTPTIGEITPLIGSEINQYLPLLKPDYFGIHLEGGGRIDGGRLIDILQEQFLKNGGTRIYGQAKLLDNHTVEVDNQVLTADHIILATGAWLPHILEPLGYQVDVRPQKGQLFELDTEFDTDNWPVCMPYGEIDILPFENGKIIIGATHEDDMGYDLELDPEKIQAMHDKIAEFMPDLANYPVARTRIGTRAYTSTYSPFYGNIEDMPNVWVASGLGSTGLTNGPIIGWQIAKEILNQETNFDRTPYSPNRYILKK; this is translated from the coding sequence ATGAAAAAACAAGTTATTATTATAGGCGGAGGAATTGTTGGCTCTACTGCAGCCTTTTATCTCTCCCAAGAAGAACAAGTCCATCTTACTCTCATTGATTCAGGTATTGGAACAGCCACACGAGCTGCCGCAGGTATCATCTGCCCATGGATGGCTCAGAAAAAAAATAAAGACTGGTATAAGCTGACTTCCGATGGTGCTGTTTTCTACCGTCGATTGGTAGCCGATTTGGAAAAATTGGGTGCTACTGAAATTCCATTCAAACAGACTGGAACCATCGGCCTAAAAAGTAAGCCTGAACTACTTGATAAAATCCAAAAAATTGCCGAGGAACGTCGCGTAGATACTCCGACTATTGGCGAAATTACTCCGCTTATAGGCTCGGAAATTAACCAGTACCTGCCACTACTTAAGCCAGACTACTTTGGTATCCATTTAGAAGGTGGCGGTCGTATTGATGGTGGGCGTTTGATTGATATTCTTCAGGAACAATTTTTGAAAAATGGTGGTACACGTATCTACGGACAAGCAAAACTGCTCGACAACCATACTGTCGAAGTAGATAATCAAGTGCTTACTGCTGACCATATTATCTTAGCCACAGGGGCCTGGTTGCCACATATTCTTGAACCTCTTGGTTATCAAGTGGATGTTCGACCACAAAAAGGACAATTGTTCGAATTAGATACAGAATTCGATACCGACAATTGGCCAGTTTGTATGCCTTACGGAGAGATTGACATCCTACCATTTGAAAATGGAAAAATCATTATTGGTGCAACTCATGAAGATGATATGGGCTACGATTTAGAACTAGACCCTGAAAAAATCCAAGCCATGCATGATAAAATAGCTGAATTCATGCCTGATTTGGCAAACTATCCTGTAGCCAGAACTCGCATTGGAACGCGCGCCTATACTTCAACTTATTCACCATTCTACGGAAATATTGAGGATATGCCTAATGTCTGGGTAGCTAGTGGTCTAGGCTCCACCGGTCTGACAAATGGTCCAATTATCGGTTGGCAAATTGCTAAAGAAATTCTCAACCAAGAAACAAACTTTGACCGTACACCATATTCTCCAAATAGATATATTCTCAAAAAATAA
- a CDS encoding esterase produces the protein MSDIMYPEVLTVGSGAVKVATVGDSLTYGYGLENREKDAYPCILAEKLGHHYQVSNYGLSGRSLQSTADFPYFKEKNAQLSLESEADIVIIMIGSNDSRGPYWNRERFIREYREMAEQYMDLPSQPDVYLVIPPYVPTSRFGLNNQIIEDELQKIIPAIGNELGLPVINLYTVTEGHLEYYSDGLHLTPLGNQVIAEEIYQHLRH, from the coding sequence GTGTCAGATATAATGTATCCTGAGGTCCTAACCGTTGGAAGTGGGGCCGTAAAAGTTGCAACAGTCGGAGATAGTTTGACTTATGGATATGGCTTGGAGAATCGGGAAAAAGATGCCTATCCTTGTATTCTAGCTGAGAAACTTGGGCATCACTATCAAGTTTCAAATTACGGATTGAGTGGGCGTTCACTTCAGTCAACTGCAGATTTTCCTTACTTTAAAGAGAAGAATGCCCAACTTTCACTTGAGAGTGAAGCAGATATTGTCATCATCATGATTGGTAGTAACGATAGCCGAGGACCATATTGGAATAGAGAGAGGTTTATTCGAGAGTATAGGGAAATGGCAGAGCAGTATATGGATTTACCAAGCCAGCCGGATGTTTATTTAGTCATCCCGCCTTACGTGCCAACCAGTCGTTTTGGATTGAATAATCAAATTATTGAAGATGAATTACAAAAAATTATCCCAGCTATCGGAAACGAACTTGGTTTACCAGTTATTAACCTTTACACTGTGACGGAGGGACATCTTGAATACTATAGCGATGGTCTTCATTTGACACCGCTAGGAAATCAAGTTATTGCTGAAGAGATTTACCAGCATCTCAGACACTAA
- the lepB gene encoding signal peptidase I translates to MVKRDLIKQISLLVLLILGIIGLRFWLLEPVTITPEMANSYLKENDFIMTVRNVRPIHGDFILYNHEGKEYVSRVIALENETVTYMDDVLYRNDIIVTENYLKTPHSQESYTDDFTLETLTNGKYNVIPEGHYLVLNDVRTNQQDSRSFGLISSEDIVGRLTFRISPLSEFGFIKTGLVQ, encoded by the coding sequence ATGGTAAAAAGAGATTTAATAAAACAAATCAGTTTATTGGTCTTATTGATTTTGGGAATCATTGGCCTACGATTTTGGTTACTTGAGCCAGTCACGATTACCCCTGAGATGGCAAATAGTTATTTGAAGGAAAATGACTTTATCATGACGGTGCGAAATGTCCGCCCGATTCATGGAGATTTTATTTTGTATAACCATGAGGGAAAAGAGTATGTGAGTCGTGTGATTGCATTGGAAAACGAGACGGTTACCTATATGGACGATGTTCTCTATCGTAATGATATTATTGTTACCGAGAACTATTTAAAAACACCTCATTCACAAGAAAGTTATACAGATGACTTTACATTGGAAACCTTGACAAATGGAAAGTACAATGTCATTCCAGAGGGGCACTATTTGGTGTTGAATGATGTACGAACGAATCAACAGGATAGTCGTAGTTTTGGTTTGATTTCTAGTGAGGATATTGTTGGTAGACTGACTTTTCGGATTAGTCCACTTTCAGAATTTGGTTTTATTAAGACAGGGCTGGTTCAGTAG
- the glmS gene encoding glutamine--fructose-6-phosphate transaminase (isomerizing), with product MCGIVGVVGNTNATDILIQGLEKLEYRGYDSAGIFVTGGEQAHLVKAVGRIAELSAKVGDKTEGTTGIGHTRWATHGKPTENNAHPHTSQTAGHILVHNGVIENYAEIREEYLAGHDLKGQTDTEIAAHLIGQFAEEGLSTLESFKKALHIIQGSYAFALIDANDADTIYVAKNKSPLLIGLGDGYNMVCSDAMAMIRETSEYMEIHDKELVIVKKDSVEVMDYDGNAIERGSYTAELDLSDIGKGTYPYYMLKEIDEQPTVMRKLISAYTNEEGQITVDADIIKAVQEADRIYILAAGTSYHAGFAAKDFLEKLTDTPVELGISSEWGYNMPLLSKKPLFVMISQSGETADSRQVLVKANEMGIPSLTVTNVPGSTLSREATYTMLLHAGPEIAVASTKAYTAQIATLAILAKAVGDANGNAYAKEFDLVHELSIVAQSIEASLSEKDVIAEKVEKLLSTTRNAFYIGRGSDYYVSMEASLKLKEISYIQCEGFAAGELKHGTISLIEDGVPVLALISNHPHLASHTRGNIQEVVARGANVLTIVDEAVAKEEDDITVTTVHPFLSAIAMVVPTQLIAYYATLQRGLDVDKPRNLAKSVTVE from the coding sequence ATGTGTGGAATCGTTGGTGTTGTAGGAAATACAAACGCAACTGATATTTTGATTCAAGGACTTGAAAAATTAGAATACCGTGGTTATGATTCAGCAGGTATTTTTGTGACGGGTGGTGAGCAAGCTCATCTTGTGAAAGCTGTTGGTCGCATTGCAGAATTGTCTGCAAAAGTTGGCGATAAGACTGAAGGGACAACAGGGATCGGTCATACTCGTTGGGCGACTCATGGTAAGCCAACTGAGAACAACGCTCACCCTCACACTTCTCAAACTGCTGGACATATCCTAGTCCACAACGGTGTGATTGAAAACTATGCAGAAATCAGGGAAGAGTATCTTGCAGGTCATGACTTGAAAGGGCAGACAGATACAGAAATTGCTGCACACTTGATTGGTCAATTTGCTGAGGAAGGTCTGTCTACTTTGGAATCCTTCAAAAAAGCACTTCATATCATCCAAGGTTCATACGCCTTTGCTTTGATTGATGCTAATGATGCAGATACTATTTACGTTGCCAAAAACAAGTCTCCACTTTTGATTGGATTGGGTGATGGCTATAACATGGTCTGCTCCGATGCCATGGCTATGATTCGTGAGACAAGTGAATATATGGAAATCCATGACAAAGAATTGGTTATCGTGAAGAAAGATAGCGTAGAAGTTATGGACTATGATGGCAATGCTATTGAGCGCGGTAGCTATACAGCTGAGCTTGATTTGTCAGATATTGGTAAGGGAACTTATCCATACTACATGCTCAAGGAAATTGATGAGCAGCCAACTGTTATGCGTAAATTGATTAGCGCCTATACAAATGAAGAAGGTCAAATTACAGTTGATGCGGATATTATTAAGGCAGTACAAGAAGCTGACCGTATCTATATCTTGGCTGCTGGTACGTCTTATCACGCAGGATTTGCCGCTAAAGATTTCTTGGAGAAGTTGACCGATACACCAGTAGAGTTGGGAATTTCATCTGAGTGGGGTTACAACATGCCACTCTTGAGCAAAAAGCCACTCTTTGTCATGATTAGCCAGTCTGGTGAAACAGCTGATAGCCGTCAGGTATTGGTTAAAGCGAATGAAATGGGCATCCCAAGTTTGACTGTGACTAACGTTCCTGGTTCTACTCTATCACGTGAGGCGACTTACACCATGTTGCTCCATGCAGGTCCAGAAATCGCAGTAGCTTCTACAAAAGCCTATACTGCACAGATTGCGACATTGGCAATCTTGGCTAAGGCTGTCGGCGATGCAAATGGTAATGCCTACGCTAAAGAATTTGATTTGGTACATGAATTGTCCATCGTAGCTCAATCTATCGAGGCCAGCTTGTCAGAAAAAGATGTGATTGCTGAAAAAGTTGAAAAACTATTATCGACTACTCGCAACGCTTTCTATATCGGTCGTGGTAGTGACTACTACGTTTCTATGGAAGCCAGCTTGAAATTGAAAGAAATTTCATACATCCAATGTGAAGGCTTTGCGGCAGGTGAATTGAAACACGGTACCATTTCATTAATTGAAGACGGTGTTCCTGTCTTGGCCTTGATTTCAAATCACCCACACCTTGCAAGCCATACTCGAGGCAATATTCAGGAAGTAGTGGCGCGTGGTGCCAATGTCTTAACAATCGTAGATGAAGCAGTAGCTAAAGAAGAAGATGATATCACTGTTACAACAGTTCACCCATTCTTGTCAGCTATTGCAATGGTTGTTCCAACTCAGTTGATTGCCTACTATGCGACTTTACAACGTGGTTTGGACGTTGATAAGCCACGTAACTTGGCAAAATCTGTAACTGTTGAATAG
- a CDS encoding amino acid ABC transporter permease translates to MDYVLEVLPSLLNGAVVSLQVFFLVLILSLPLGAVLAFLMQIKFKPLQWLLHFYVLIMRGTPLLLQLIFVYYVLPSVGITFDRMPAVILAFTLNYAAYFSEIFRGGIEAIPKGQYEAAKVLKFTPVQTIRYIVLPQVVKIVLPSVFNEVMTLVKDTSLVYALGVSDLLLASRTAANRDASLAPMFIAGAIYLLMIGAVTLISKQVEKKFDYYR, encoded by the coding sequence ATGGATTATGTTTTGGAAGTTCTGCCCAGTCTATTAAATGGAGCGGTGGTCTCCCTGCAAGTATTTTTTCTAGTTTTGATACTATCCTTGCCTCTGGGAGCTGTTCTTGCATTTTTAATGCAAATAAAATTTAAACCCTTGCAATGGCTATTGCATTTCTATGTTTTAATTATGCGTGGAACTCCCTTGCTCTTGCAACTGATTTTTGTTTATTATGTTTTACCTAGTGTTGGTATTACATTTGACCGAATGCCTGCTGTGATTCTGGCCTTTACGCTCAACTATGCGGCCTATTTCTCTGAAATTTTCCGTGGTGGTATTGAAGCTATTCCAAAAGGTCAGTATGAAGCTGCTAAGGTATTGAAATTTACCCCTGTTCAGACCATTCGCTACATTGTCTTACCGCAGGTTGTGAAAATTGTTCTGCCAAGTGTTTTCAATGAAGTCATGACTTTGGTAAAGGATACTTCTTTGGTCTATGCACTTGGGGTTAGCGATTTGTTGTTGGCTAGTCGTACTGCTGCCAATCGTGATGCCAGCTTGGCGCCTATGTTTATCGCAGGTGCAATCTACCTATTGATGATCGGTGCGGTAACACTGATTTCTAAACAAGTAGAAAAGAAATTTGATTATTATAGATAG
- a CDS encoding amino acid ABC transporter ATP-binding protein translates to MLELRNLSKRFEDKQIFSNYDLVIPEGKIVAIVGQSGGGKTTLLRMLAGLETIDSGTLMYNGQELPLEELGKRHLLGFVFQDFQLFPHLSVLENLVLSPMKTQNMSRSEAEDKALKLLDTLGLANHATAYPFSLSGGQKQRVALARAMMIDPEIIGYDEPTSALDPELRKEVEKLILENRATGITQIVVTHDMQFAENIADEIIKIEPKH, encoded by the coding sequence ATGTTAGAGTTACGCAATTTGTCAAAACGCTTTGAAGATAAACAGATTTTCTCCAACTATGATTTGGTCATTCCAGAAGGGAAAATTGTTGCCATCGTTGGTCAATCTGGCGGTGGTAAGACAACTCTTTTACGGATGTTGGCTGGTTTAGAGACTATTGATTCAGGAACTTTGATGTATAATGGTCAAGAACTGCCATTAGAGGAGTTGGGAAAACGACATTTGCTGGGCTTTGTCTTCCAGGACTTCCAGCTTTTCCCGCACCTATCCGTATTGGAAAACTTGGTTCTCTCTCCTATGAAAACGCAAAATATGTCGCGTTCAGAGGCGGAAGACAAGGCCCTTAAACTCTTGGATACTCTTGGACTTGCTAACCACGCAACTGCCTACCCATTTTCATTATCGGGTGGACAGAAACAACGTGTGGCCTTGGCGCGTGCGATGATGATTGATCCTGAGATTATCGGCTATGATGAACCAACTTCGGCCCTAGACCCTGAATTAAGAAAAGAAGTTGAAAAACTGATTCTTGAAAATAGGGCTACTGGAATCACGCAAATTGTGGTCACCCATGATATGCAGTTTGCTGAGAATATCGCAGATGAAATCATCAAAATTGAACCGAAACACTAA
- a CDS encoding glutamine ABC transporter substrate-binding protein, producing MNIKKMMLGAFALVTSLTLAACGSNDSATKSDNWTAYESEKSVTIGFDKTFVPMGFEQTDGSYTGFDIDLANAVFEKYGITVKWQPIDWDLKETELNNGNIDLIWNGYSITDERKEKVLFTNPYMDNQQVLVTKKSSNISQVSDMKDKILGAQAGSSGYSVFESQPAILKDIVQNKDASQYATFNEALIDLKNDRIDGLLIDRVYANYYLQQEGIIADYNIIDAGFENEAFAVGARKSDTTLVENINKAFAELYKEGKFQEISQKWFGEDVATDAVKK from the coding sequence ATGAATATTAAAAAAATGATGCTTGGAGCTTTTGCTCTTGTAACTTCTTTAACTCTTGCTGCTTGTGGCTCCAATGATTCGGCTACTAAGTCTGATAATTGGACAGCCTACGAGTCTGAAAAATCCGTTACGATTGGCTTTGATAAGACCTTTGTTCCAATGGGATTTGAACAGACAGATGGTTCTTACACAGGGTTTGATATTGACTTGGCTAATGCAGTCTTTGAAAAATATGGAATTACTGTAAAATGGCAACCAATTGACTGGGATTTGAAAGAAACTGAATTGAATAACGGGAATATTGATTTAATTTGGAATGGTTATTCTATTACAGATGAGCGTAAGGAAAAAGTTCTTTTCACAAATCCCTATATGGATAACCAACAAGTTCTTGTAACTAAAAAATCTTCCAATATTAGCCAAGTATCTGATATGAAGGATAAGATTTTAGGTGCACAAGCAGGTTCATCTGGCTATTCAGTATTTGAATCACAACCAGCTATTTTGAAAGATATTGTTCAAAATAAGGATGCAAGTCAGTATGCGACCTTCAATGAAGCCTTGATTGACTTGAAAAACGATCGTATTGATGGTCTTTTGATTGACCGTGTGTATGCAAATTATTACTTGCAACAAGAGGGAATTATCGCAGATTACAACATCATTGATGCAGGTTTTGAAAATGAAGCCTTTGCAGTCGGTGCTCGTAAATCAGATACGACACTCGTAGAAAACATTAATAAGGCGTTTGCTGAATTATATAAAGAAGGTAAATTCCAAGAAATCTCCCAAAAATGGTTTGGTGAGGATGTTGCAACCGATGCAGTAAAAAAATAA
- a CDS encoding IS110 family transposase — protein MFHFTTLFIGMDVHKESFSLCYYDMMANQFKHSTKVGPNVSYIVNYVNELRRLYGQDAEVLCGYEAGCLGFTLYHQLQAHGIPCIVMAPTTVMKEGSKRVKTDKKDAAQLAKALAFRSYRPVHIPTVEDEQVKEYIRMRTDHKVALKKIKQQILAFCLRHDFRYTEGSSNWTQKHVRWLHSLNPDGLYAEILTEYLLTYEKLVDQIERYDARIEQLGQSDSYQEKVSWLSCFIGIKTLTALSIVTEIGDFNRFATAQHFASYLGLTPNENSSGDKERRGAITKAGNSHVRRLLIEAAQSLAKGTIGYKSKELKRRQSGNRVEVIAYADKANERLRRRYRTLVLGKNKKQNVAKTAIARELSGFIWGMMTGRIA, from the coding sequence ATGTTTCATTTTACCACACTTTTCATCGGAATGGATGTTCACAAAGAAAGTTTTTCACTCTGCTATTATGATATGATGGCGAATCAATTCAAACATAGCACTAAAGTTGGTCCAAATGTTAGCTATATTGTGAACTATGTGAATGAGCTTCGTCGTTTATATGGTCAAGATGCAGAAGTGTTATGTGGCTACGAAGCCGGATGTCTTGGATTTACCCTATATCACCAGCTACAAGCTCACGGGATTCCCTGTATCGTGATGGCGCCTACAACGGTGATGAAGGAAGGATCTAAGCGTGTTAAGACTGATAAAAAAGATGCAGCTCAGCTCGCAAAAGCTCTGGCCTTTCGTAGCTATCGGCCTGTTCATATTCCTACTGTTGAGGATGAACAAGTCAAAGAATATATCCGCATGAGAACAGACCACAAAGTGGCTCTGAAGAAAATCAAACAACAAATTCTTGCCTTCTGTCTCCGACATGATTTTCGCTATACCGAGGGAAGCAGTAATTGGACACAGAAACATGTCCGCTGGCTCCATTCCCTAAATCCTGATGGACTTTACGCAGAGATTTTGACAGAATACCTATTGACCTATGAGAAATTAGTAGATCAAATAGAACGGTATGATGCGCGAATTGAGCAACTGGGTCAAAGCGACAGTTATCAAGAGAAGGTCTCATGGCTCTCTTGCTTTATTGGCATTAAAACACTAACCGCACTTTCCATTGTGACGGAAATCGGTGATTTTAACCGCTTTGCGACAGCTCAACATTTTGCTTCCTATCTTGGGCTAACTCCTAACGAAAATTCTAGCGGTGACAAGGAGAGAAGAGGTGCTATCACCAAAGCTGGGAATAGCCATGTGAGACGACTTCTGATAGAAGCTGCACAATCATTGGCTAAGGGGACGATTGGGTATAAATCCAAAGAATTGAAACGGAGACAAAGTGGAAACCGAGTGGAGGTGATTGCTTATGCGGATAAGGCTAATGAACGCTTAAGAAGACGTTATCGCACACTTGTTCTAGGAAAAAATAAGAAACAAAATGTTGCTAAAACAGCTATTGCACGAGAATTGTCTGGTTTTATTTGGGGGATGATGACAGGAAGAATAGCTTGA
- a CDS encoding cation transporter, giving the protein MNQNVTNLKLAERGALLSIGAYIVLSGIKLVAGQLFHSDALRADAFNNISDIIGNIAVLVGLKMAQKPADTDHKFGHWKMEDLASLITSFIMFVVGFQVLYDTLQKLISNSSIEVDIMGAIVGIFSALVMLAVYLYNNRLAKKVRSKALEATAKDNLSDAVTSIGTSIAIFAAAFNFPIVDKIAAIIITFFILKTAYDIFMESFFTLSDGFDENLLKKYEEDILKLPKIVSVKSQRGRTYGANIYLDVVLEMNPDLSVYESHEVTEQVEQLLTLKHGVFDVDIHVEPSEIPHDEMYEHVYDKLFRFETEIQAHANGYEELIDDQYLLIDAKGRYRNKTQMLADHPIQTTYLSNYQMTSISQKSKLVTFEIGDYVHTSLWRRHENWTVIFHQISKKQA; this is encoded by the coding sequence ATGAACCAAAACGTAACCAATTTAAAACTTGCTGAACGTGGTGCCTTGCTATCTATCGGTGCCTATATCGTCTTATCAGGTATCAAACTCGTTGCAGGACAGCTCTTTCATTCGGATGCCTTACGAGCAGATGCCTTCAATAATATTTCTGATATTATCGGTAATATCGCTGTACTTGTTGGACTAAAAATGGCACAGAAACCAGCTGATACCGATCATAAATTTGGACACTGGAAAATGGAAGACTTGGCAAGCTTGATTACATCCTTCATTATGTTTGTCGTTGGTTTTCAAGTACTCTATGATACCCTCCAAAAACTAATCAGCAATTCTTCTATCGAAGTAGACATTATGGGGGCCATTGTCGGAATTTTTTCTGCACTAGTTATGTTAGCTGTTTATTTATATAATAACCGCTTGGCAAAAAAAGTACGTTCCAAGGCCTTAGAAGCAACTGCCAAGGATAATCTATCCGATGCAGTCACTTCCATAGGAACTTCTATCGCAATCTTTGCTGCAGCTTTCAACTTCCCTATTGTCGATAAAATTGCAGCCATCATCATTACCTTCTTTATCCTAAAAACAGCCTACGATATTTTTATGGAAAGCTTCTTTACCCTATCTGATGGATTTGATGAAAACTTATTGAAAAAGTACGAGGAAGATATTCTCAAACTCCCAAAAATCGTTTCTGTCAAATCACAACGTGGTCGGACTTATGGAGCCAATATCTACCTTGATGTTGTTTTAGAAATGAATCCAGACTTATCCGTTTATGAAAGTCATGAAGTGACTGAGCAGGTTGAGCAACTCCTAACACTCAAACATGGAGTTTTTGATGTGGATATTCACGTAGAACCATCTGAAATTCCACACGATGAGATGTATGAGCATGTGTACGACAAACTCTTCCGTTTTGAAACAGAGATACAAGCACATGCTAATGGGTATGAAGAATTGATTGACGATCAGTATCTCTTAATTGATGCCAAAGGCCGCTATCGAAATAAAACTCAGATGCTTGCCGACCACCCCATCCAAACCACGTATTTATCCAATTACCAAATGACCTCCATTAGCCAAAAATCAAAATTAGTTACGTTTGAAATTGGTGATTATGTTCATACGTCACTTTGGCGCCGTCATGAAAATTGGACTGTTATTTTCCACCAGATTTCAAAGAAACAAGCCTAG